In Candidatus Palauibacter scopulicola, one DNA window encodes the following:
- a CDS encoding TRAP transporter substrate-binding protein: protein VAFEQIQVGAVHMAITGTPVLSGWVPETQVFDLPFLFETRDHGLAAMNGPAGDWWRELLLERTGVRSLGFLDYGFRHVYNRRRPVDTPEDLAGLKLRVLQNATYLAAYSALSVQATPMNYGEVYSALQQGVIDGGEANAVGFVSSRLHEVAKFYSFTSITYNPITLLVNERFYRALPAGIRETVDRSAAEALAYQSEVARRMEADAIEEMREAGVEISRPDPAPFAAAVRRHVRDALANRLPDGEALIARLVAEAERAAPDGRSSESR, encoded by the coding sequence GCGTGGCCTTCGAGCAGATCCAGGTCGGCGCGGTGCACATGGCCATCACGGGCACCCCGGTGCTCTCGGGCTGGGTGCCCGAGACGCAGGTATTCGATCTCCCCTTCCTGTTCGAGACCCGGGACCACGGGCTCGCGGCGATGAACGGCCCCGCGGGAGACTGGTGGCGCGAGCTGCTCCTGGAGCGCACCGGCGTCCGCTCGCTCGGGTTCCTCGACTACGGGTTCCGCCACGTCTACAACCGGCGCCGGCCCGTCGACACGCCCGAGGATCTCGCCGGCCTCAAGCTCCGGGTCCTGCAGAACGCGACGTACCTGGCCGCCTACTCCGCGCTCAGCGTGCAGGCGACGCCGATGAACTACGGCGAGGTCTACTCCGCGCTCCAGCAGGGCGTGATCGACGGCGGCGAGGCGAACGCGGTCGGCTTCGTGAGCAGCCGGCTCCACGAGGTGGCGAAGTTCTACAGCTTCACGTCCATCACCTACAACCCCATCACCCTTCTTGTGAACGAACGCTTCTACCGGGCGCTTCCCGCCGGGATACGGGAGACCGTAGACCGTTCCGCGGCCGAGGCGCTCGCCTACCAGAGCGAAGTCGCGCGCCGCATGGAGGCGGACGCGATCGAGGAGATGCGCGAGGCGGGCGTGGAGATCTCGCGCCCGGATCCGGCGCCGTTCGCCGCGGCCGTCAGACGGCACGTCCGGGATGCACTGGCGAACCGGCTACCGGACGGCGAAGCCCTGATCGCGAGGCTGGTGGCTGAGGCGGAGCGCGCGGCTCCCGACGGCAGATCCAGCGAGTCACGGTGA
- a CDS encoding TRAP transporter small permease produces MTKRLRALDRVLVTLETYAVGVLLIAVCGVVLLQVLMRYLFAWPNPWSEEVSRFCFIWLSLLGASLAVARRSHFRFDQVTGRLPPRATKAVETSAAAVVLLFALLLIGTGIALMDLTMGERSAALNLPLALVYAAAPVSGVLMVIHLLAGTSTAEVG; encoded by the coding sequence ATGACAAAGCGGTTGCGGGCGCTCGACCGGGTGCTGGTCACGCTCGAGACGTATGCCGTTGGCGTCCTGCTGATCGCGGTCTGCGGCGTGGTTCTCCTGCAGGTCCTGATGCGCTACCTCTTCGCCTGGCCGAATCCGTGGAGCGAGGAGGTGTCGCGCTTCTGTTTCATCTGGCTCTCGCTGCTCGGGGCCTCGCTGGCGGTGGCGCGGCGGTCCCACTTTCGCTTCGACCAGGTCACGGGGCGGTTGCCCCCGCGCGCGACGAAGGCGGTGGAGACGTCCGCGGCGGCGGTCGTGCTGCTGTTCGCGCTCCTCCTCATCGGCACGGGCATCGCCCTCATGGACCTCACCATGGGGGAGCGCTCCGCCGCGCTGAACCTGCCTCTCGCGCTCGTGTATGCCGCGGCGCCGGTTTCCGGCGTGCTCATGGTGATCCACCTGCTTGCGGGGACGTCGACCGCGGAGGTCGGCTGA
- a CDS encoding TRAP transporter large permease codes for MGGLLLGVFGLLVLAAVPIGFALAIAAVIAILVADLPLVVIPQQIVAGMDSFPMLAVPLFILAGYLMDVGGISRRLVALASTLVGHLPGGLGQVVVMAEVFFSGVSGSTSADAAAVGGIMVPQLTANGYGRARATAIVSAACGMGILIPPAIVMVVYGVIGNVSIGALFVASIVPALFIATGLMAQIGWQARREGWPRGERASFAELRRATLDAVLPLFMIVVILGGIRFGLFTPTEAAAVAVAYALLLAAFVYRSLTLAELWNRVVQTAVVSGMVLFVVGAAHLLGWVLAILQVPQTLASTVVGLGGGQIGFMLLTILVFLPLGAILEGVPAVVLLTPILLPLATQLGIDPVHYGAVIVATQGISVFLPPVGVSLLVACSVGGVQPAEVARPLWPYLALMLALTVAIAFLPGAVLFLPELLGY; via the coding sequence ATGGGCGGGCTCCTCCTCGGCGTCTTCGGCCTCCTGGTGCTGGCAGCCGTGCCCATCGGATTCGCGCTCGCGATTGCGGCGGTCATCGCCATCCTCGTGGCGGATCTCCCGCTCGTCGTCATCCCACAGCAGATCGTCGCGGGGATGGACTCGTTCCCCATGCTCGCCGTGCCCCTGTTCATCCTCGCCGGCTACCTGATGGATGTCGGGGGGATCAGCCGCCGCCTCGTGGCCCTGGCCAGCACGCTCGTGGGCCACCTCCCCGGAGGGCTGGGGCAGGTGGTCGTCATGGCGGAGGTGTTCTTCTCGGGCGTGTCGGGATCGACGTCCGCGGACGCCGCCGCCGTCGGCGGGATCATGGTGCCCCAACTGACCGCGAACGGGTACGGCCGGGCGCGCGCCACGGCGATCGTTTCGGCCGCGTGCGGCATGGGGATCCTCATTCCGCCCGCCATCGTGATGGTCGTCTACGGCGTCATCGGCAACGTCTCCATCGGCGCCCTGTTCGTCGCCTCGATCGTGCCCGCGCTCTTCATCGCCACCGGCCTGATGGCGCAGATCGGGTGGCAGGCACGGAGGGAAGGGTGGCCGCGCGGGGAGCGCGCCTCGTTCGCGGAACTCCGCCGCGCGACGCTCGACGCCGTGCTCCCGCTCTTCATGATCGTCGTCATCCTGGGGGGCATCCGCTTCGGACTCTTCACCCCCACGGAGGCCGCCGCGGTCGCCGTCGCCTACGCGCTGCTCCTGGCGGCATTCGTGTACCGGTCCCTCACCCTGGCGGAGCTGTGGAACAGGGTCGTCCAGACGGCCGTGGTGTCCGGGATGGTGCTGTTCGTGGTCGGCGCGGCGCACCTGCTGGGCTGGGTCCTCGCCATCTTGCAGGTGCCCCAGACCCTCGCGTCGACTGTCGTGGGCCTGGGCGGCGGCCAGATCGGCTTCATGCTCCTCACGATCCTCGTCTTCCTTCCGCTCGGCGCCATCCTCGAGGGCGTGCCCGCCGTCGTCCTGCTGACGCCGATCCTGCTGCCCCTCGCAACGCAACTCGGGATCGACCCGGTGCACTACGGCGCCGTCATCGTGGCCACGCAGGGAATCTCCGTGTTCCTGCCACCCGTGGGCGTGAGCCTGCTCGTCGCCTGTTCCGTGGGAGGGGTCCAGCCGGCAGAGGTCGCGCGCCCCCTCTGGCCCTACCTGGCCCTCATGCTGGCCCTCACCGTCGCCATCGCGTTCCTGCCCGGCGCCGTCCTGTTCCTGCCCGAACTGCTCGGGTACTGA
- a CDS encoding type II toxin-antitoxin system HicA family toxin, which translates to MSSREIIRKLVGDGWTLRSTRGSHHHFVHPDKPGRVTVKHPSKDIPIGTLRSIFRQAGWEWEDR; encoded by the coding sequence ATGTCGAGCAGGGAGATCATTCGCAAACTCGTGGGCGATGGCTGGACGCTTCGGAGCACCCGTGGAAGCCACCACCACTTCGTTCATCCCGACAAACCCGGCCGAGTGACGGTGAAGCACCCCAGCAAGGACATCCCGATCGGGACGCTTCGCAGCATCTTCCGGCAGGCCGGTTGGGAATGGGAGGATCGCTGA
- a CDS encoding type II toxin-antitoxin system HicB family antitoxin translates to MRFPIVVHKDADSGYGVTVPDLPGCFSAGDTLDEVIESAREAIACHIEGLLMDGEPIPARTSLEAHQGNDDYRGGVWAIADVDISKLSSRTKRINITLPERVLAIVDRAAVREGQSRSGLLARAALSYLEHQSEGDFRGLLTDRPDSSDAYGTGSAQQSKRRSGDGE, encoded by the coding sequence ATGCGCTTTCCGATCGTGGTTCACAAGGATGCAGATAGCGGGTATGGCGTCACCGTGCCCGATCTTCCCGGCTGTTTCTCGGCCGGCGACACCTTGGACGAAGTGATCGAATCGGCCCGGGAAGCGATCGCGTGTCATATCGAGGGGCTGCTGATGGACGGCGAACCGATCCCGGCGCGGACCTCGCTGGAAGCACACCAGGGGAACGACGATTACCGGGGCGGTGTGTGGGCGATCGCCGACGTCGACATCTCGAAACTTTCGAGCAGGACGAAACGAATCAACATCACACTGCCTGAGCGGGTGCTGGCCATCGTGGATCGGGCCGCGGTGCGGGAGGGCCAGTCGAGGTCCGGCCTGCTGGCTCGCGCGGCGCTCAGCTATCTCGAACATCAATCGGAAGGAGATTTTCGAGGTCTTCTCACCGACAGACCCGATTCGAGTGATGCCTACGGGACCGGCTCGGCCCAGCAGTCCAAGCGTCGCAGCGGAGACGGCGAATAG
- a CDS encoding GNAT family protein, which produces MKTREFEIKTERLLLRPHRREDVDDIFAFARDPEWGRYLTAPMPYLREHAVEFVEDRIRMSWDLWPVWAMVLDGKVVGGVGIEIDVEYATGALGYSLAKEHWGSGLVVEAARAVVDWGFRERGLAKVYAYADARNAQSLRVMEKLGMAREGVLRSHRVLREERIDEAYYGLLREEWERHEG; this is translated from the coding sequence ATGAAGACACGTGAGTTCGAGATCAAAACGGAACGGTTACTGCTCCGGCCGCACCGGCGGGAAGATGTGGACGACATATTCGCGTTCGCCCGCGACCCGGAGTGGGGCCGCTACCTGACGGCGCCGATGCCCTACCTCAGGGAGCACGCGGTGGAGTTCGTGGAGGATCGGATCCGGATGTCGTGGGACCTGTGGCCGGTGTGGGCGATGGTTCTGGACGGGAAGGTCGTCGGCGGCGTCGGAATCGAGATCGACGTCGAATATGCGACGGGAGCCCTGGGCTACTCGCTCGCGAAGGAGCATTGGGGCAGCGGCCTGGTGGTGGAGGCGGCCCGCGCCGTCGTCGACTGGGGGTTCCGCGAGCGCGGGCTCGCGAAGGTGTACGCGTACGCCGATGCGCGAAACGCTCAGTCTCTGAGGGTGATGGAAAAGCTGGGCATGGCCCGCGAGGGGGTGTTGCGCAGCCACCGGGTGCTGCGGGAGGAGCGGATCGACGAGGCCTACTACGGACTCCTCAGGGAAGAGTGGGAGAGGCACGAAGGCTAG
- a CDS encoding flavin reductase family protein: MLPPVPAILLTVNGRPGDPDEISVLWTFVVSGDPPQIGVSAALEHRARGLLEIHDEFVLNVPLASMVEAFDTVDMNSGRVADKFELSGLTRGTATAVDAPTVEESPIHCECRIFDSLEVPPERKIFLAEVVATTAIEGAVDDAGRLMVPAVDFFGMTAGSGEHYTMGRRVGNIGMTVGRTDIKY, from the coding sequence ATGCTCCCGCCCGTCCCGGCGATCCTGCTCACCGTCAACGGCCGGCCCGGGGACCCGGACGAGATATCGGTGCTGTGGACGTTCGTCGTGAGCGGCGACCCGCCCCAGATCGGGGTGAGCGCGGCCCTGGAGCATCGGGCGAGGGGACTCCTGGAGATCCACGACGAGTTCGTGCTCAACGTCCCGCTCGCATCCATGGTCGAGGCGTTCGACACCGTCGACATGAACTCCGGGCGCGTGGCCGACAAGTTCGAACTCTCAGGGCTGACGCGGGGCACGGCGACCGCCGTCGATGCGCCCACGGTGGAGGAGTCCCCGATCCATTGCGAGTGCCGGATCTTCGACTCCCTCGAGGTCCCGCCGGAGCGAAAGATCTTCCTCGCGGAGGTCGTGGCGACGACCGCCATCGAGGGCGCGGTCGACGACGCCGGGCGCCTGATGGTACCTGCCGTGGACTTCTTCGGGATGACCGCCGGGAGCGGCGAGCACTACACGATGGGCCGCCGGGTCGGCAACATCGGGATGACGGTCGGGCGAACCGACATCAAGTACTAA
- a CDS encoding DUF1295 domain-containing protein has product MIEWLGIGHLFELSGTEAVAGFLAPLAICAAFFVVQLILPGRRVPGYVIEAETGEPRGYRLNGLLVFVLAELVWALELTGLPRDWFYRSTVYQVAGGTVTCLIFALLAVFGGSRGKVERPLAALWEGRVLERSFFNERFDVKMFLYVVGGTMLSLNALSGAAYHYGLFGADSNPGVFLYAAFLTFYVFDYFIFERVQLYTYDVIHEKLGFKMIWGGIMVYGWLYILPLWGLAVYPDPGFEAPWRQVWLIGAPALFLVAWGITRGANMQKYTFKRWPERKFLGLIEPEYIEAGDRKILCSGLWGVARHFNYLGEGFFSLSIALVFGYFANPWAWTYFVFIVGLFIFRQRFDDKFCAEKYGPEKWAEYQARVKYRIIPGIY; this is encoded by the coding sequence ATGATTGAATGGCTGGGGATCGGCCACCTGTTCGAGCTTTCGGGGACGGAGGCGGTCGCAGGCTTCCTCGCCCCGCTGGCGATCTGCGCCGCGTTCTTCGTGGTGCAGCTCATCCTGCCTGGAAGGCGGGTTCCGGGTTACGTCATCGAAGCGGAGACCGGCGAGCCGCGCGGCTACCGGCTGAACGGCCTGCTGGTGTTCGTGCTCGCGGAACTCGTGTGGGCGCTCGAACTCACCGGGTTGCCGCGGGACTGGTTCTACCGGTCCACCGTCTACCAGGTCGCCGGCGGCACGGTCACGTGCCTGATCTTCGCCCTCCTCGCCGTGTTCGGCGGGTCGCGCGGCAAGGTGGAGCGTCCGCTCGCCGCCCTGTGGGAAGGTCGCGTGCTCGAGCGGTCGTTCTTCAACGAGCGCTTTGACGTGAAGATGTTCCTGTACGTCGTCGGCGGGACGATGCTGTCGCTGAACGCCCTCTCCGGCGCCGCGTACCACTACGGGCTCTTCGGCGCGGACTCGAACCCCGGCGTCTTCCTCTACGCGGCGTTCCTCACGTTCTACGTCTTCGACTATTTCATCTTCGAGCGCGTCCAGCTCTACACCTACGACGTCATCCACGAGAAGCTCGGCTTCAAGATGATCTGGGGCGGGATCATGGTGTACGGGTGGCTCTACATCCTCCCGCTGTGGGGTCTGGCCGTGTACCCGGACCCCGGCTTCGAGGCGCCCTGGAGACAGGTGTGGCTCATCGGCGCGCCCGCCCTCTTCCTCGTCGCGTGGGGCATCACTCGCGGCGCCAACATGCAGAAGTACACCTTCAAGCGCTGGCCCGAGCGCAAGTTCCTCGGCCTCATCGAACCCGAGTACATCGAGGCCGGCGACCGCAAGATCCTGTGCAGCGGCCTGTGGGGCGTCGCCCGCCACTTCAACTACCTGGGCGAGGGTTTCTTCTCCCTCTCCATCGCCCTCGTGTTCGGCTACTTCGCCAACCCCTGGGCCTGGACCTACTTCGTGTTCATCGTCGGATTGTTCATTTTCCGGCAGCGCTTCGACGACAAGTTCTGCGCCGAAAAATACGGCCCCGAGAAGTGGGCCGAGTACCAGGCGCGGGTGAAATACCGAATTATCCCCGGCATCTATTGA
- a CDS encoding DUF1801 domain-containing protein, with the protein MAEGAILTVRLLSGGNPQIPKADGDGPVQDYIAAMPGWKREVGRHLDALIERSVPGVRKAVRWNSPFYGIENQGWFLSFHCFTRYIKVTFLNGASLRPAPPVESKHEHVRYFHIREEDEVDEDLLVDWLQQASALPGEGLF; encoded by the coding sequence CTGGCCGAGGGGGCGATCCTGACCGTCCGACTCCTCTCCGGCGGGAATCCCCAGATTCCGAAGGCGGATGGAGATGGGCCCGTGCAGGACTACATCGCGGCCATGCCGGGCTGGAAACGGGAGGTCGGCCGCCACCTCGACGCACTCATCGAGCGGAGCGTGCCCGGTGTCCGCAAGGCGGTCCGCTGGAACTCCCCCTTCTACGGCATTGAGAACCAGGGCTGGTTTCTTTCGTTCCATTGTTTCACGCGGTACATCAAGGTGACCTTCCTCAACGGCGCTTCGCTGCGTCCCGCGCCGCCGGTGGAATCGAAGCACGAGCACGTCCGGTATTTCCACATCCGTGAGGAGGACGAGGTGGACGAGGACCTTCTGGTGGACTGGCTCCAGCAGGCATCGGCGCTCCCCGGAGAGGGCCTCTTCTGA
- a CDS encoding TauD/TfdA family dioxygenase, translating to MGASISSIAQNGDALTAVWSDGTRTDLPYLWLRDNCGCGECSVEQTTEKRFHVFRVPSDLRPATVAIEGGGSNDEAISIAWPDGHRTRYRSSDIRGLLSRPRPALQHWDGEFEPRRFDYHRFLADDSAAAELIEEFLRTGVCVLVDAPTEPDSLEELAPRLGPVREVLFERIHNVKLDPKGYNIAHTALAVGVHNDFTSYTWPPSVQALHMLVNECEGGASTVVDGFGVLEALRREHPDKFDVLCSVPVPFRIFSDEYECYAANPMVDLDSAGEITMIRFNTAQMQAVPLSEPRLGEFYAAYHELSRRVNDAGARVTFRLEGGMILLCAGHRVLHGRTEMVSNGARHLQDAYFEHDNVRTHLRLLRRTGRA from the coding sequence ATGGGTGCCTCGATCAGCAGCATCGCGCAGAACGGCGACGCCCTCACCGCGGTCTGGAGCGATGGCACACGCACCGATCTCCCCTACCTCTGGCTGCGCGACAACTGCGGCTGCGGCGAATGCTCCGTGGAGCAGACCACGGAGAAGCGGTTCCACGTCTTCCGCGTCCCCAGCGACCTGAGGCCGGCGACGGTCGCCATCGAAGGCGGCGGATCCAACGACGAGGCGATCTCCATCGCGTGGCCGGACGGACACCGTACCCGATACCGGTCGAGCGACATCCGCGGTCTCCTGAGCCGGCCTCGCCCCGCGTTGCAGCACTGGGACGGCGAGTTCGAGCCGCGGAGGTTCGACTACCACCGGTTCCTGGCGGACGACAGCGCGGCGGCGGAGTTGATCGAGGAGTTTCTGCGCACCGGAGTCTGCGTGCTGGTCGACGCCCCGACCGAACCGGATTCGCTGGAGGAACTCGCGCCCCGGCTGGGTCCGGTCCGGGAGGTCCTGTTCGAGCGCATCCACAACGTCAAGCTCGATCCGAAGGGATACAACATCGCGCACACCGCTCTGGCCGTCGGAGTGCACAACGACTTCACCAGCTACACGTGGCCCCCGAGCGTGCAGGCGCTGCACATGCTGGTGAACGAGTGCGAAGGCGGCGCGTCGACGGTCGTGGACGGCTTCGGCGTGCTGGAGGCGCTACGTCGCGAGCACCCCGACAAGTTCGACGTGCTGTGCTCCGTGCCGGTCCCGTTCCGGATCTTCAGTGACGAGTACGAGTGCTACGCGGCCAACCCCATGGTCGACCTGGACAGCGCCGGGGAGATCACGATGATCCGCTTCAATACGGCGCAGATGCAGGCCGTTCCCCTGTCGGAACCCCGGCTCGGCGAGTTCTACGCCGCCTACCACGAACTGTCGCGCCGCGTCAACGACGCCGGCGCCCGGGTGACCTTCCGGCTGGAGGGCGGGATGATCCTGCTGTGCGCCGGACACCGCGTCCTCCACGGCCGCACCGAGATGGTCTCCAACGGGGCGCGCCACCTGCAGGACGCCTACTTCGAACACGACAACGTCCGCACCCACCTCAGACTCCTCCGCCGCACCGGCCGCGCCTGA
- a CDS encoding DUF4143 domain-containing protein, producing MAYRSRIVDRELAERLQATGAVVIEGPRACGKTTTARQIAASEARLDVEDVTRRLARLEPARVLIGDVPRLIDEWQLEPAIWNHVRRAVDDRGLPGQFILTGSAIPADDATRHTGAGRLTRLRMRPFSLFELGRSSGEVSLTSLLEGARAGADRSVIPLEDLAELICIGGWPLNLESGTEVALRANRDHLDEIRRLDIANGDGRRRDPVRVGMLLRSLARNVATPAATATLASDTGEGVSAIKEHTAAAYLRALERIMILENQPAWPTHLRSRSVLRHKPIRHFADPSLAVAAVRATPTRLLRDLDFLGLLFESMVIRDLRVYAQAADADVFHYREKAGLEVDAIIQCNDGRWAAFEVKLGEGRADEAADNLLRLARKVDPDRMGPPAALGVIVSTGYGYTREDGVSVIPVGALGP from the coding sequence TTGGCCTATCGTTCCAGAATCGTCGACCGCGAACTCGCCGAGCGCCTGCAGGCCACCGGCGCGGTGGTCATCGAGGGTCCCCGAGCTTGTGGAAAGACCACCACGGCGCGGCAAATCGCCGCCAGCGAGGCGCGGCTGGACGTCGAGGATGTCACCCGACGCCTGGCCAGGCTCGAGCCCGCCCGCGTCCTGATCGGCGACGTGCCGCGGCTGATCGACGAATGGCAGTTGGAGCCGGCGATCTGGAACCACGTCCGAAGGGCCGTCGACGATCGTGGCCTCCCGGGTCAGTTCATTCTCACCGGGTCCGCCATTCCAGCCGACGACGCGACGCGCCACACCGGGGCGGGACGCCTGACGCGGCTTCGCATGCGTCCGTTCTCACTCTTCGAACTGGGCCGCTCTTCCGGCGAAGTCTCGCTAACGAGCCTCCTGGAAGGGGCGCGTGCCGGGGCGGACAGGTCGGTGATTCCGCTCGAGGATCTGGCGGAACTGATCTGCATCGGTGGCTGGCCTCTGAACCTCGAGTCCGGCACCGAAGTCGCGCTCAGAGCGAACAGGGACCACCTGGACGAGATTCGTCGTCTCGACATCGCCAACGGCGACGGCAGGCGGAGAGATCCGGTGAGAGTGGGCATGCTGCTTCGGTCCCTGGCCCGGAACGTCGCGACGCCCGCCGCGACGGCGACCCTCGCCTCCGACACCGGCGAAGGCGTGTCCGCCATCAAGGAGCACACGGCCGCCGCGTATCTGAGGGCGCTGGAACGGATCATGATCCTGGAGAACCAACCCGCCTGGCCCACTCACCTGCGATCCCGGTCGGTGCTGAGACACAAGCCGATCCGGCACTTTGCGGATCCCTCCCTCGCCGTGGCGGCCGTGCGCGCGACTCCCACGCGGCTGCTCCGCGACCTCGACTTCCTGGGACTCCTCTTCGAGTCGATGGTCATACGGGACCTGCGCGTGTACGCCCAGGCGGCGGACGCCGACGTGTTTCACTACCGCGAGAAGGCCGGCCTCGAGGTAGACGCGATCATACAGTGTAACGATGGTCGCTGGGCGGCTTTCGAGGTGAAGCTCGGCGAGGGAAGAGCGGACGAAGCCGCGGACAACCTGCTTCGCCTGGCGCGGAAGGTGGACCCGGATCGGATGGGGCCGCCGGCCGCGCTGGGCGTGATCGTGAGCACTGGGTATGGTTACACGCGGGAGGATGGAGTGAGCGTGATCCCCGTGGGGGCGCTGGGACCCTGA
- a CDS encoding aldo/keto reductase, with translation MAKLSDTTRRDFLSCLAGAGVALAAPRTLFGNTPSVQETLPTRPIPGTEETLPIVGFGSSKPVLEIPTEGTEPLAGVIRVLLDHGGRVVDTSPRTPEIDAEFGTVLTAPEFSGRLFVATKINTDGEAAGIEQMRQNQRLVGSRTLDLLEVESMRDLDAHWPNVLRWKDSGEARYIGVTTSSIPQHEAFESFMRTQPLDFVQVNYSVMEPNAEDRLLPLAQDLGLAVLINRPFMNGSYFGRVSGHELPEWAAEFDCASWAQFSLKYILAHPAVTCALTETTNPDHMAENIGAAFGRLPDEATKRRMRELVRDF, from the coding sequence ATGGCGAAGCTGAGTGACACGACGCGCCGCGACTTTCTGTCTTGCCTGGCGGGTGCCGGCGTCGCGCTGGCTGCCCCGCGCACGCTGTTCGGAAACACGCCGTCGGTCCAGGAGACGCTACCCACCCGACCGATCCCGGGAACGGAGGAGACGCTGCCCATCGTCGGCTTCGGCTCCTCGAAGCCGGTGCTCGAGATCCCGACCGAGGGGACGGAGCCCTTGGCCGGCGTGATTCGCGTGCTTCTCGACCACGGCGGGCGGGTCGTGGACACGTCGCCGCGCACGCCGGAGATCGACGCGGAGTTCGGCACGGTCCTGACCGCGCCGGAGTTCAGCGGCCGCCTCTTCGTCGCCACGAAGATCAACACGGACGGGGAAGCCGCGGGCATCGAGCAGATGCGGCAGAACCAGCGGCTCGTCGGAAGCCGCACGCTGGATCTGCTCGAGGTCGAGAGCATGCGCGATCTGGATGCGCACTGGCCCAACGTGCTCCGCTGGAAGGACTCGGGCGAGGCGCGCTACATCGGCGTCACCACCTCCAGCATCCCCCAGCACGAGGCGTTCGAATCGTTCATGCGGACGCAGCCCCTCGACTTCGTCCAGGTCAACTACTCGGTGATGGAACCGAACGCGGAGGATCGCCTCCTGCCGCTCGCGCAGGATCTCGGGCTCGCCGTCCTCATCAACCGCCCGTTCATGAACGGCAGCTACTTCGGCCGCGTGAGCGGACACGAGCTGCCCGAGTGGGCGGCCGAGTTCGACTGCGCGAGTTGGGCGCAGTTCTCACTCAAGTACATCCTCGCGCATCCCGCCGTGACGTGCGCCCTCACCGAGACGACGAACCCGGATCACATGGCCGAGAACATCGGCGCCGCCTTCGGCCGCCTCCCGGATGAGGCCACGAAGCGCCGCATGCGGGAACTCGTCCGCGACTTCTGA